The following proteins are encoded in a genomic region of Brachypodium distachyon strain Bd21 chromosome 1, Brachypodium_distachyon_v3.0, whole genome shotgun sequence:
- the LOC100837157 gene encoding uncharacterized protein LOC100837157 — MAASFDDLARRIGAYFPLPPPAPSPKDQLSGVAAAVLSAGGRLGRAVGDVFRRLRIEDGPDDVAYPQKLHRRRISSSAAAAAEDDAVLGTGGGGRDRVSGSGRFEFDAARSAQGSVSVGAAFDSRAGGVESSVSARGDLWRAEASHRGGGGGNGDGGGAPLFLVQLGPVLFLRDTTLLFPVHLSKRHLVWYGFERKNGVHSVCPAYWSAQRRCFFMSMICLNPFSCSFMDMQFPNGQLRYVSGDGLAARGFLPFRGGGVLQAHGKFPGEKRLIFSYKNSSGGSIIPAVQWPDKSLSLGLVQVLSWKRCGLMEQPILQFSICPTFGGSRPGVSMELVHSVSEKASVACGYSRTASPSAYASISIGRSKLNGGVTTSGVLFRVDTPLHSFGRPWFSIQMNSGIEF, encoded by the exons ATGGCGGCTTCCTTCGACGACCTCGCCCGCAGGATAGGCGCCTACTTCCCGCTACCACCGCCCGCGCCATCACCGAAGGACCAGCTCtccggcgtcgccgccgccgtcctcagcgctggcggccgcctcggccGCGCCGTCGGCGACGtcttccgccgcctccgcatCGAAGACGGCCCCGACGACGTCGCCTACCCGCAGAAGCTCCATCGGCGGcggatctcctcctccgccgccgccgctgccgaagACGACGCAGTACTagggaccggcggcggcggccgagatCGCGTCTCCGGATCCGGGCGGTTCGAATTCGATGCCGCGCGGTCGGCGCAGGGGAGCGTGAGCGTGGGGGCGGCGTTCGACAGCAGGGCGGGCGGCGTGGAGAGCTCCGTGTCCGCGCGCGGCGACCTGTGGCGCGCCGAGGCCTCGcacagaggcggcggcggcggcaatggcgatggcggcggagcgCCGCTGTTCTTGGTGCAGCTTGGGCCCGTGCTCTTCCTCAGGGACACCACGCTGCTGTTCCCCGTCCACCTGTCCAAGCGACATCTCGTATGGTACGGCTTCGAGCGCAAG AACGGGGTGCATTCGGTGTGCCCGGCTTACTGGTCAGCGCAACGGAGATGCTTCTTCATGTCGATGATCTGCCTCAATCCATTTTCTTGC TCGTTCATGGACATGCAATTTCCAAACGGGCAACTGAGATATGTTTCCGGAGACGGGTTGGCCGCGCGCGGCTTTCTTCCTttccgtggcggcggcgtcctccaGGCCCATGGGAAATTCCCAGGGGAGAAGAGGCTCATCTTCTCCTACAAG AACAGCAGCGGGGGCAGCATCATCCCAGCCGTCCAGTGGCCAGACAAGTCCCTCTCGCTGGGGCTAGTCCAGGTGCTCTCCTGGAAGAGGTGTGGCCTCATGGAGCAGCCAATCCTTCAGTTCAG CATATGCCCCACCTTTGGCGGGAGCCGCCCTGGGGTGTCCATGGAGCTCGTCCATTCGGTAAGTGAGAAGGCCAGTGTTGCCTGTGGCTACTCTCGCACCGCTTCCCCTTCCGCCTACGCTTCCATATCG ATTGGAAGATCGAAGCTGAATGGCGGCGTGACGACCTCAGGGGTTTTGTTCAGAGTAGACACCCCGCTACATAGTTTTGGCCGGCCATGGTTCTCGATTCAAATGAATAGTGGGATCGAGTTTTGA